The proteins below come from a single Candidatus Izemoplasmatales bacterium genomic window:
- the dxs gene encoding 1-deoxy-D-xylulose-5-phosphate synthase — MIDVRGIKDPAFLKTASIGELRELASAIRVFLIENVAETGGHLSSNLGVVELTIALHRVFDSPKDKLIFDVGHQAYVHKILTGRAPQFPTLRRFGGLSGFLKRSESIHDVWEAGHSSTALAAAAGFETARVSRGETWKTVALVGDGSLNSGLSFEALNFLGQRHDLAPIIVLNDNAMSISKNVGTFAKLLTSMRSSRSYRTAVRKSRRLPRFLHVWKERFGMMLRQLASNTTIFDDLGFKYFGPIDGHDLKSLVRHLEMVKRLNTACVLHVVTKKGRGYRPAEEDRLGLWHGVRPFDPYTGLPKSKKAENLRSWSSIVSGWLLDRADAGDDFRVVVPAMVAGSDLFEFQERHPGKLIDVGICESFAACFSAALAQNGIPVFAPIYSSFLQRAYDQVNHDVARQNLHVVFGIDRAGLVGEDGDTHQGVFDVAYLGHLPNVAILQPADADEMRLLLDYAFDVATGPVAVRYSNASVERPKTTTGAPVLVPSWRKLSEGGAVNLVCYGDNVRRMAALIAADGLSVNLYDARFLKPLDLDAVREIFTSGLPTLVLEDVVETGGLGTMMVRAALAESQSIDRFTILGIPDRFVEHGRSDDLRRSLSLDDASIRERILSMITPNRP, encoded by the coding sequence ATGATCGACGTACGGGGGATCAAGGATCCCGCCTTCCTGAAGACGGCGAGCATCGGAGAACTGCGCGAACTGGCATCCGCCATTCGCGTTTTTCTGATCGAGAACGTCGCCGAGACGGGCGGACACCTTTCCTCGAACCTCGGCGTCGTCGAACTCACCATCGCCCTCCACCGCGTCTTCGACTCGCCGAAGGACAAGCTCATCTTCGACGTCGGCCACCAGGCCTACGTCCACAAGATCCTGACCGGCCGGGCGCCGCAGTTCCCGACGCTCCGGCGTTTCGGCGGGCTGTCGGGATTCCTCAAGCGTTCCGAATCGATCCACGACGTCTGGGAAGCCGGACACTCCTCGACCGCGCTCGCGGCCGCCGCGGGCTTCGAGACCGCGCGCGTCTCCCGGGGGGAGACCTGGAAGACGGTCGCCCTCGTCGGCGACGGTTCGCTCAACAGCGGGCTGTCGTTCGAGGCGCTCAACTTCCTCGGCCAGCGCCACGACCTCGCCCCGATCATTGTCCTGAACGACAACGCGATGTCGATCTCGAAGAACGTCGGCACCTTCGCGAAACTGCTCACGAGCATGCGTTCCTCGCGCTCCTACCGTACCGCGGTGCGCAAGAGCCGCAGGCTCCCGCGCTTCCTCCACGTCTGGAAGGAACGCTTCGGGATGATGCTCCGTCAGCTGGCGTCGAACACGACGATCTTCGACGACCTCGGCTTCAAGTATTTCGGCCCGATCGACGGCCACGACCTGAAGAGCCTGGTCCGCCATCTCGAAATGGTGAAGCGGTTGAACACGGCGTGCGTTCTGCACGTCGTCACGAAGAAGGGCAGGGGCTACCGGCCGGCGGAGGAAGATCGCCTCGGCCTGTGGCATGGCGTCCGTCCGTTCGACCCCTACACCGGCCTTCCGAAATCGAAAAAAGCGGAAAACCTCCGCTCCTGGAGTAGTATTGTAAGCGGCTGGCTGCTCGACCGCGCCGACGCCGGCGACGACTTCCGCGTCGTCGTGCCGGCGATGGTGGCCGGTTCCGACCTCTTCGAATTCCAGGAACGCCACCCCGGCAAGCTGATCGACGTCGGCATCTGCGAATCGTTCGCGGCCTGCTTTTCTGCCGCCCTCGCGCAGAACGGCATTCCCGTCTTCGCGCCGATCTACTCGTCGTTCCTCCAGCGGGCCTACGACCAGGTTAACCACGACGTCGCCCGGCAGAACCTCCACGTCGTCTTCGGAATCGACCGCGCCGGACTGGTCGGCGAGGACGGCGACACGCATCAGGGCGTCTTCGACGTGGCCTATCTCGGCCATCTGCCCAACGTCGCGATCCTGCAGCCGGCCGACGCCGACGAGATGCGCCTGCTCCTCGACTACGCCTTCGACGTCGCGACCGGACCGGTCGCGGTGCGCTATTCGAACGCGTCCGTCGAACGTCCGAAGACGACGACCGGCGCGCCGGTCTTGGTCCCTTCGTGGCGCAAACTCTCCGAGGGAGGCGCGGTCAATCTGGTCTGCTACGGCGACAACGTCCGCCGCATGGCCGCCCTGATCGCCGCCGACGGCCTTTCCGTCAACCTCTACGACGCCCGCTTCCTGAAACCGCTCGACCTGGACGCCGTGCGCGAGATCTTCACCTCTGGACTGCCGACCCTCGTCCTCGAGGACGTCGTCGAGACCGGCGGTCTCGGAACCATGATGGTCCGGGCCGCGCTCGCGGAATCGCAATCGATCGATCGTTTCACGATCCTCGGGATTCCCGACCGCTTCGTCGAGCACGGCCGAAGCGACGACCTGCGTCGATCGCTCTCCCTTGACGACGCGTCGATCCGCGAGCGCATCCTGTCCATGATCACGCCGAATCGGCCGTAG
- the recN gene encoding DNA repair protein RecN, with protein MLEKLSVRNFAIIDRIDLTFTDGMTVLTGETGAGKSLLIDAVSLAAGERASAEMIRSGADKAEIEAVFTGGGDRLEAVLDRMRIDRPDGRIRIRREITLKGNNPIRVNDVTVTLSQLREIASRLVDVHTQFDSQRLFDPANYIDLIDGFKPDSTARYRLAYQEALVPYRASLGAFRALLKAKSELADRLDLYRHQLHELDRFGLDPDEPRTLSEERAVLANFDKIDASLRESKRLFDETGALGAIYDAAAELERLSPYGEAFARRRERVRDAYFELDDVKDEIDKALRELDFDADRFAAVETRLSAIEDLERKYRKTIPELIDYRAEIAAAIDRHDNYDEYLRKARLEMESVHRIACARAAELSSVRREIAKRVETELKTVFDDLCMPGTIFEISFSGAAPTDPEASDAFAENGVDRLDFLISTNAGEPPKPLSKTVSGGETSRIMLAFKTIFVKSQGLSAIVFDEIDTGISGLVAMRIARKIKAVSATCQVIAISHVPQVVAAGDRQIHVVKRETKGRTVAEARELAFEERVAAIAEMLSGTKDSAAGVASAKELLLSA; from the coding sequence TTGCTCGAAAAACTCTCCGTCCGCAATTTCGCGATCATCGACCGCATCGACCTCACCTTCACCGACGGGATGACCGTCCTCACCGGCGAAACCGGCGCCGGTAAAAGCCTCCTGATCGACGCCGTGTCGCTTGCGGCAGGCGAACGCGCCAGCGCCGAGATGATCCGATCGGGTGCCGACAAGGCCGAGATCGAGGCGGTCTTCACCGGCGGCGGCGACCGTCTCGAAGCCGTCCTCGACCGGATGCGCATCGACCGACCCGACGGACGGATCCGGATCCGCCGCGAAATCACCCTGAAGGGCAACAACCCGATCCGGGTGAACGACGTCACCGTCACGCTGTCGCAGCTGCGCGAGATCGCCTCGCGGCTCGTCGACGTCCACACCCAGTTCGACAGCCAGCGGCTCTTCGATCCCGCCAACTACATCGACCTGATCGACGGCTTCAAGCCGGATTCGACCGCCCGCTATCGACTCGCCTATCAGGAGGCGCTTGTACCGTATCGCGCCAGTCTCGGCGCTTTCCGCGCGCTGTTGAAAGCCAAGTCGGAACTCGCCGACCGCCTCGACCTCTATCGGCATCAGCTCCATGAGCTCGATCGGTTCGGGCTCGATCCGGACGAACCGCGGACGCTTTCGGAGGAACGCGCCGTGCTCGCCAACTTCGACAAGATCGACGCCTCGCTTCGCGAATCGAAACGGCTGTTCGACGAGACCGGCGCGCTCGGCGCGATCTACGACGCCGCCGCCGAACTCGAACGCCTCTCCCCCTACGGCGAAGCCTTTGCGCGTCGCCGGGAACGCGTCCGCGACGCCTATTTCGAACTCGACGACGTCAAGGACGAGATCGACAAGGCGCTCAGGGAACTCGATTTCGACGCCGACCGCTTCGCGGCCGTCGAGACCCGCCTTTCGGCGATCGAGGATCTCGAACGGAAGTATCGGAAGACGATTCCCGAACTGATCGACTACCGTGCGGAGATCGCCGCGGCGATCGATCGGCACGACAACTACGACGAATACCTTCGGAAGGCGCGGCTCGAGATGGAGTCCGTCCATCGCATCGCATGCGCCCGTGCCGCCGAACTGTCGAGTGTCCGCCGCGAGATCGCGAAACGCGTGGAGACCGAACTGAAGACCGTTTTCGACGACCTCTGCATGCCCGGTACGATCTTCGAGATTTCCTTCTCCGGGGCCGCGCCGACGGACCCGGAAGCGTCCGACGCCTTCGCGGAGAACGGGGTAGACCGCCTCGATTTCCTGATTTCGACGAACGCCGGCGAACCGCCCAAGCCACTTTCGAAGACCGTCTCGGGCGGCGAGACGAGCCGCATCATGCTGGCGTTCAAGACCATCTTCGTCAAGAGCCAGGGGCTCTCGGCGATCGTCTTCGACGAGATCGACACCGGCATCTCCGGACTCGTCGCGATGAGGATCGCGCGCAAGATCAAAGCCGTTTCCGCCACCTGTCAGGTGATCGCGATCAGCCACGTCCCCCAGGTCGTCGCCGCCGGCGACCGCCAGATCCACGTCGTCAAGCGCGAGACGAAGGGACGTACCGTCGCGGAAGCGCGCGAACTCGCATTCGAAGAACGCGTCGCCGCGATCGCGGAGATGCTTTCGGGGACGAAGGACAGCGCCGCGGGCGTCGCCTCGGCGAAGGAACTCCTCCTCAGCGCGTGA
- the ispH gene encoding 4-hydroxy-3-methylbut-2-enyl diphosphate reductase, with the protein MRVLPITPRGYCHGVVNAIAEVNRCLADPTIPRPIHILGMIVHNRHVVERFAAQGVVALVGGGKTRLELLDGVTAGTVVVTAHGVGEDVYARIREKGLHLVDATCGDVRRNHAEITERVATGHRVLFVGKAGHPETEGVLSIKGVTLVESAAQAAVVPLGDGPVFIASQTTFSTRDIVPIVDAIRDRRPDAVVGDEICDATRLRQEAVAAVRGQADLIIVVGDPHSNNTHNLVRIGREVALIPTERVESVDGIDPAWLVGVRTVAVTAGASTPTDVTAAVIAFLRHYDECGVPDPR; encoded by the coding sequence ATGCGAGTACTGCCGATCACCCCCCGCGGCTACTGCCACGGCGTCGTCAACGCGATCGCCGAAGTGAACCGCTGTCTCGCCGATCCGACGATTCCGCGTCCGATCCACATCCTCGGAATGATCGTCCACAACCGCCATGTCGTCGAACGCTTCGCCGCCCAGGGCGTCGTCGCCCTCGTCGGCGGCGGGAAGACGCGGCTCGAACTGCTCGACGGCGTCACGGCCGGGACCGTGGTGGTGACCGCCCACGGCGTCGGCGAGGACGTCTACGCCAGAATCCGAGAAAAAGGACTCCATCTCGTCGACGCCACCTGCGGTGACGTCCGCCGCAACCACGCCGAGATCACGGAGCGCGTCGCGACCGGACATCGCGTGCTCTTCGTCGGAAAGGCAGGACATCCGGAGACCGAGGGGGTTCTCTCGATCAAGGGCGTCACGCTCGTGGAGTCCGCCGCCCAGGCGGCCGTCGTCCCGCTCGGCGACGGACCGGTCTTCATCGCCAGCCAGACGACCTTCTCGACGCGCGACATCGTCCCGATCGTCGACGCGATCCGCGACCGACGTCCCGACGCCGTCGTCGGCGACGAGATCTGCGACGCCACCCGTCTCCGCCAGGAGGCCGTCGCCGCCGTTAGGGGGCAGGCCGATCTGATCATCGTCGTCGGCGACCCCCATTCGAACAATACCCACAATCTTGTGCGCATCGGGCGCGAGGTCGCCTTGATCCCGACCGAACGCGTCGAGTCCGTCGACGGCATCGATCCGGCGTGGCTCGTCGGCGTCCGGACCGTCGCTGTGACTGCGGGCGCCTCGACGCCGACCGACGTCACCGCCGCCGTCATCGCCTTTCTGCGCCATTACGACGAATGCGGCGTTCCCGATCCGCGGTAG
- a CDS encoding DEAD/DEAH box helicase, with the protein MFPYKAFVNAALVELGFKELTPVQKEVIPKALAGRDLVVQSATGTGKTHSYLIPIFEAIDPAVHSVQTLVSAPTRELARQIYDFARQIADKSPSPIDVRLFTGGTDRAEELARLGKAQPQIVVGTPGKLRDLVKKELLLDVHLVRTFVVDEADMTLDEGFLEDVDQVAGAMGEKLQTLVFSATIPERIQPFLRKYLKNPEFIDVKSAGLASLDIRHWFVRTREKPRATLLPEILACINPFLCLVFCNTKESADEVYRLLSERKLNATLIHGGLEARKRRQIVTEIRALKYQYVVATDIVSRGIDIAGITHIVNYELPSDPEFYIHRAGRTGRMDKDGIVVSLYEFADDSYMDKLEAKGIAAEYKDMKDGVFVEAKARRERSRREYKPGQAETAARRIVKTPEKVKPGYKKKMREDIEAAKKTLRRRKGR; encoded by the coding sequence ATGTTTCCCTACAAAGCATTCGTCAACGCCGCGCTCGTGGAGCTCGGTTTCAAGGAATTGACCCCGGTTCAGAAGGAAGTCATCCCGAAGGCGCTGGCCGGACGCGACCTCGTCGTCCAGTCCGCGACCGGAACCGGCAAGACCCATAGCTACCTGATCCCGATCTTCGAAGCGATCGATCCCGCCGTGCATTCCGTCCAGACGCTCGTCTCCGCGCCGACGCGCGAACTCGCCCGGCAGATCTACGACTTCGCCCGCCAGATCGCCGACAAGTCGCCGTCGCCGATCGACGTCCGCCTCTTCACCGGCGGCACCGATCGCGCCGAGGAACTCGCCCGGCTCGGCAAGGCCCAGCCGCAGATCGTCGTCGGCACCCCCGGGAAGCTCCGCGACCTCGTGAAGAAGGAACTGCTCCTCGATGTCCACCTCGTCCGCACCTTCGTCGTCGACGAGGCCGACATGACGCTGGACGAGGGATTTCTCGAAGACGTCGACCAGGTCGCCGGCGCGATGGGCGAAAAACTCCAGACGCTCGTCTTCTCGGCGACGATTCCTGAGAGGATCCAGCCATTCTTGAGGAAGTACCTGAAGAACCCCGAATTCATCGACGTCAAGTCCGCCGGACTCGCTTCCCTCGACATCCGGCACTGGTTCGTGCGAACCCGCGAGAAACCGCGGGCGACGCTCTTGCCGGAGATCCTCGCGTGCATCAATCCGTTCCTCTGCCTCGTCTTCTGCAATACCAAGGAATCGGCCGACGAGGTCTACCGCCTGCTCTCCGAACGGAAACTGAACGCGACGCTGATCCACGGCGGGCTCGAGGCGCGCAAGCGCCGTCAGATCGTTACCGAGATCCGCGCCCTCAAGTACCAGTACGTCGTCGCGACCGACATCGTCAGCCGCGGGATCGACATCGCCGGCATCACCCACATCGTCAACTACGAGCTGCCCTCGGACCCCGAGTTCTACATTCACCGCGCCGGCCGCACCGGCCGGATGGACAAGGACGGGATCGTCGTCTCGCTCTACGAGTTCGCCGACGACTCCTACATGGACAAGCTCGAGGCGAAGGGAATCGCCGCCGAATACAAGGACATGAAGGACGGCGTTTTCGTCGAAGCCAAGGCACGTCGCGAACGCTCCCGCCGCGAATACAAGCCGGGTCAGGCCGAGACGGCCGCCCGCCGGATCGTGAAGACCCCCGAGAAGGTCAAGCCCGGATACAAGAAGAAGATGCGCGAAGACATCGAGGCCGCGAAGAAGACGCTTCGCCGGCGGAAAGGACGTTGA
- a CDS encoding deoxyribonuclease IV, which produces MLLIGSHVGLGGKEQYLASVKEAVSYGANVFMVYTGAPQNTFRKPVRDMMVPEAVAAMVEHGIDPARIVVHAPYIVNLANPDPEKRAFAVGFLTEEILRTQAMGARTIVLHPGAHMKEGAEAGIERVADGVRRILANTASTDVAIALEGMAGKGTEVGRSFDELGLMLALIGPSPRVGVCFDTCHTHDAGYDVIDDFDATLREYDRIVGVDRILVVHVNDSKNERGAHKDRHANIGFGHIGFAALDRIVHHPAFENVPKILETPYVPSDADPALGYPPYRYEIEMLRSRRFDPDVMAKIKKETPQEEVGD; this is translated from the coding sequence ATGCTCTTGATCGGATCCCACGTCGGACTCGGCGGGAAGGAACAGTATCTCGCGAGCGTGAAAGAGGCCGTCTCCTACGGCGCGAACGTCTTCATGGTCTACACCGGCGCCCCGCAGAACACGTTCCGCAAGCCGGTCCGCGACATGATGGTGCCCGAAGCCGTCGCGGCGATGGTCGAACACGGGATCGACCCCGCGCGCATCGTGGTCCACGCCCCCTACATCGTCAACCTAGCCAACCCCGACCCGGAAAAGCGCGCCTTCGCGGTGGGCTTCCTGACGGAAGAGATTCTGCGCACCCAGGCGATGGGCGCGCGGACGATCGTCCTGCATCCCGGGGCGCACATGAAGGAAGGCGCCGAAGCCGGCATCGAACGCGTCGCCGACGGGGTCCGCAGGATTCTCGCCAACACCGCATCGACGGATGTCGCGATCGCCCTCGAAGGCATGGCTGGCAAAGGCACCGAGGTCGGTCGCTCGTTCGACGAGCTCGGTCTGATGCTCGCGCTGATCGGACCTTCGCCGCGCGTCGGCGTCTGCTTCGACACCTGCCACACCCACGACGCCGGCTACGACGTGATCGACGACTTCGATGCCACCCTCCGCGAGTACGACCGGATCGTCGGCGTCGACCGGATCCTCGTGGTCCACGTGAACGACTCGAAGAACGAGCGCGGCGCGCACAAGGATCGCCACGCCAACATCGGCTTCGGCCACATCGGCTTCGCGGCCCTCGACCGCATCGTCCACCATCCCGCCTTCGAGAACGTCCCGAAGATCCTCGAGACCCCCTATGTCCCGTCCGACGCCGATCCGGCGCTCGGCTACCCGCCCTACCGCTACGAGATCGAAATGCTCCGGTCGCGCCGGTTTGATCCGGACGTGATGGCGAAGATCAAGAAAGAGACGCCGCAGGAGGAAGTCGGCGACTGA
- a CDS encoding tRNA (cytidine(34)-2'-O)-methyltransferase, whose protein sequence is MLHVVLFHPEIPQNAGNVMRTCAATAARLHFVAPLGFRLDEKAIKRYGAHCVDGVEYDVWPDFDSFEEGHPGIYAFFTRYGAHGPDRFDFGRTDAEYYLVFGSESTGLPKELLRARRESCVRLPMTDAVRSLNLANAVCVGLYEALRQQGYPGLSATEPATLRGADWLDRD, encoded by the coding sequence ATGCTGCACGTCGTCCTCTTCCACCCGGAGATCCCGCAGAACGCGGGCAACGTGATGCGCACCTGCGCCGCGACGGCCGCGCGTCTGCATTTCGTCGCGCCGCTCGGCTTCCGTCTCGATGAGAAGGCGATCAAGCGCTACGGCGCGCATTGCGTCGACGGCGTCGAATACGACGTCTGGCCCGATTTCGATTCCTTCGAAGAAGGTCATCCCGGCATCTATGCGTTCTTCACGAGGTACGGCGCGCACGGTCCCGACCGCTTCGATTTCGGCAGGACCGACGCCGAGTACTACCTCGTCTTCGGCAGCGAGTCGACGGGGCTTCCGAAAGAACTTCTGCGCGCTCGCAGGGAATCCTGCGTGCGCCTGCCGATGACCGACGCCGTCCGCAGTCTCAATCTGGCGAACGCCGTCTGCGTCGGGCTGTACGAGGCCTTGCGCCAGCAGGGCTATCCTGGACTTTCCGCCACCGAACCGGCGACCCTCCGGGGCGCCGACTGGCTCGACAGAGACTGA
- a CDS encoding DUF402 domain-containing protein — MYLNVGRTIAVQSYKHDRSLHRVWSQATVLYDDETVAIVANERTKVVEANGRFWFTKEPSVTHFYKDRWYNVIGIIKEEAISYYCNLSSPALVDTEAIKYIDYDLDVKVASDGTFQVLDQNEYRRHAQQMGYSADLCAILESEFTALQDEIRKKNPPFRPDVIAGWYAKYRSIREEK; from the coding sequence ATGTACCTGAACGTCGGAAGGACGATCGCCGTCCAAAGCTACAAGCATGACCGATCCCTGCATCGGGTATGGTCCCAGGCCACCGTCCTCTACGACGACGAGACCGTCGCGATCGTCGCCAACGAACGCACCAAGGTCGTCGAGGCGAACGGTCGCTTCTGGTTCACGAAGGAACCGTCGGTCACCCATTTCTACAAGGACCGCTGGTACAACGTCATCGGCATCATCAAGGAAGAAGCGATCTCCTATTACTGCAACCTGTCGTCTCCGGCGCTCGTCGACACCGAGGCGATCAAGTACATCGACTACGACCTCGACGTCAAGGTCGCATCCGACGGCACGTTCCAGGTCCTCGACCAGAACGAATACCGCCGGCATGCCCAGCAGATGGGGTATTCCGCCGACCTTTGCGCGATCCTCGAATCCGAGTTCACCGCCCTGCAGGACGAGATTCGGAAGAAGAACCCGCCCTTCCGGCCGGATGTGATCGCCGGCTGGTACGCCAAGTACCGTTCCATCAGAGAGGAGAAATAG
- a CDS encoding aminopeptidase codes for MLKDPRLKKLAETLVLYSVNMQPGENVMIATTIKAKPLVLELCRVIRAHGGNPIVELADDEITRETMLATNDKSLDRQYRWMDWKLDDVDCYVAIRAADSDYVQADVPQEIKTAVAKKMNPITAKRLSKKWVLLNYPTEGGAHKNRMSLEAYYDYIIGVSTVDYSRMNEAFKPLKELMERTDRVRLVAKGTDLSFSIRGMKAIPCAGEYNIPDGEIFTAPVRDSVNGTITYNAPSAQRGAVFTNVSLTFQDGRIVKATADQEQELLQSVFDTDEGARYVGEFAIGVNPLVKKPVGDTLYDEKIAGSIHFTPGRCYAEAPNGNDSAIHWDLVLIMTPEYGGGEVWFDGRLIRKDGRFVVPELEGLNPEHLA; via the coding sequence ATGCTGAAAGACCCGAGACTGAAGAAACTCGCCGAAACGCTGGTGCTCTATTCCGTGAACATGCAGCCGGGCGAAAACGTCATGATCGCGACCACGATCAAGGCCAAGCCGCTCGTCCTCGAGCTCTGCCGCGTGATCCGCGCGCACGGCGGCAATCCGATCGTCGAACTCGCGGACGACGAGATCACCCGCGAGACGATGCTCGCCACCAACGACAAGAGCCTCGACCGCCAGTACCGCTGGATGGACTGGAAGCTCGACGACGTCGACTGCTACGTCGCGATCCGCGCGGCGGACTCCGACTACGTCCAGGCGGACGTGCCGCAGGAGATCAAGACCGCGGTCGCGAAGAAGATGAACCCGATCACCGCCAAGCGGCTGTCGAAGAAGTGGGTCCTCCTCAACTATCCGACCGAAGGCGGCGCCCACAAGAACCGGATGTCGCTCGAAGCCTACTACGACTACATCATCGGCGTCTCGACCGTCGACTATTCGAGGATGAACGAGGCGTTCAAGCCGCTCAAGGAACTGATGGAGCGGACCGACCGGGTGCGCCTGGTGGCGAAGGGGACGGACCTCTCGTTCTCGATCAGGGGGATGAAGGCGATCCCCTGCGCCGGCGAATACAACATTCCCGACGGCGAGATCTTCACCGCGCCGGTACGCGATTCGGTGAACGGAACGATCACCTACAACGCGCCGTCGGCGCAGCGCGGGGCCGTGTTCACGAACGTCTCGCTCACGTTCCAGGACGGCCGGATCGTGAAGGCGACCGCCGACCAGGAACAGGAACTCCTCCAGTCGGTGTTCGACACCGACGAGGGCGCCCGTTACGTCGGCGAATTCGCGATCGGCGTCAATCCGCTCGTGAAGAAGCCGGTCGGCGACACGCTCTACGACGAGAAGATCGCCGGCTCGATCCACTTCACCCCGGGGCGATGCTACGCCGAGGCCCCGAACGGCAACGATTCCGCGATCCACTGGGATCTGGTCCTGATCATGACCCCGGAATACGGCGGCGGCGAAGTCTGGTTCGACGGCCGGTTGATCCGCAAGGACGGTCGCTTCGTCGTCCCCGAACTCGAGGGACTCAATCCCGAGCATCTCGCCTGA
- a CDS encoding RluA family pseudouridine synthase: MELAYKIKKPQTIKDFMHENNVPHKLVLKDGKQLIVVNSEERTWNDSVKKGDTLRLTIPDEEIDPEVIKEDIPLDIVYEDEYLLVLNKAFGMPVMITKSHPTGTLTNALCHYYATHGINAKIHLVNRLDKETVGLMIVAKNRFVKFLLSEDLKVKIDRQYQAIIEGILDAKEGTIDLPIGKADEASTKREVLMDGEDAVTDFVVVKEFGLKSLIRVKLETGKTHQIRVHFAHFGHAVVGDPLYNPKYKAGERLMLQSDRLAFKHPITGKDLEFSLEMPADFKAYMARFGG; the protein is encoded by the coding sequence ATGGAACTCGCATACAAGATCAAGAAGCCGCAGACGATCAAGGACTTCATGCATGAAAACAACGTTCCCCACAAGCTCGTGCTGAAGGACGGCAAGCAGCTGATCGTCGTCAACTCCGAGGAACGGACCTGGAACGACTCGGTCAAGAAGGGCGATACTCTCCGGCTCACGATCCCGGACGAGGAGATCGATCCCGAGGTCATCAAGGAGGACATCCCCCTCGACATCGTCTACGAGGACGAATACCTGCTCGTGCTCAACAAGGCCTTCGGCATGCCGGTGATGATCACCAAGTCGCATCCCACCGGAACGCTCACGAACGCCCTGTGCCACTACTACGCGACGCACGGCATCAATGCCAAGATCCATCTCGTCAACCGCCTCGACAAGGAGACCGTCGGCCTGATGATCGTCGCCAAGAACCGCTTCGTCAAGTTCCTCCTCTCCGAGGACCTCAAGGTCAAGATCGACCGCCAGTACCAGGCGATCATCGAAGGCATCCTCGACGCCAAGGAAGGTACCATCGACCTGCCGATCGGCAAGGCCGACGAGGCCTCGACCAAGCGCGAGGTCCTGATGGACGGCGAGGACGCCGTGACCGATTTCGTCGTCGTCAAGGAATTCGGTCTCAAGAGCCTCATCCGCGTCAAGCTCGAGACCGGCAAGACGCACCAGATCCGCGTCCATTTCGCCCATTTCGGGCACGCCGTCGTCGGCGACCCGCTCTACAATCCGAAGTACAAGGCGGGCGAACGGCTGATGCTGCAGAGCGATCGGCTCGCGTTCAAGCATCCGATCACCGGCAAGGACCTCGAGTTTTCCCTGGAAATGCCCGCCGACTTCAAGGCCTACATGGCCAGGTTCGGAGGCTGA